One Tolypothrix bouteillei VB521301 DNA window includes the following coding sequences:
- the hpnA gene encoding hopanoid-associated sugar epimerase: protein MTKRAFVTGGSGFVGANLVRLLLEEGYNVKALVRSNSNLDNLKNLDVEIVRGDLNEPELHGKIRGCQVLFHVAAHYSLWQSDKDTLYQNNVLGTRNILAAARTAGIERTVYTSSVAAIGVDKSGKIVDETHQSPLEELIGYYKKSKYLAEQEAHLAVRSGQDIVIVNPSSPIGPMDIKPTPTGDIILRFLRRQMSAYLNTGLNFIDVRDVAKGHILALEKGKTGDRYILGHQNLSFKILLEQLAEITGIPAPHISIPYWIPLSVAWVDEKMLAPLGKTPSVPLDGVRMARQTMYYDASKAVRELGLPQSPIIKALQDAVNWFVAQKYIDVA from the coding sequence ATGACAAAGCGAGCATTTGTAACTGGTGGATCGGGCTTTGTTGGAGCCAATTTAGTTAGGTTGCTACTTGAAGAGGGCTATAATGTCAAAGCACTTGTGCGATCGAACAGCAATTTAGATAATTTAAAAAACTTAGATGTAGAAATTGTTCGAGGCGATCTGAACGAGCCGGAATTGCACGGCAAAATTCGAGGTTGTCAAGTTCTTTTCCATGTTGCTGCTCATTATTCGTTGTGGCAATCTGACAAAGATACACTATACCAAAATAATGTCCTGGGAACTCGTAATATTTTAGCGGCTGCTCGTACTGCAGGTATTGAACGAACAGTATACACCAGTTCTGTTGCAGCTATTGGTGTCGATAAATCGGGAAAAATTGTGGATGAAACTCATCAAAGTCCTCTTGAGGAACTTATTGGCTACTACAAAAAGTCTAAGTATCTTGCCGAGCAAGAAGCTCATCTTGCCGTGCGTTCCGGTCAAGATATTGTCATAGTGAATCCTAGTAGTCCTATTGGTCCGATGGATATAAAACCGACTCCCACTGGTGATATAATTTTACGCTTTCTCCGACGACAAATGTCTGCCTACCTGAATACAGGTTTGAATTTTATTGATGTGCGCGATGTCGCAAAGGGGCATATCTTAGCTTTGGAAAAAGGAAAAACAGGCGATCGCTATATTCTAGGTCACCAAAACCTGTCTTTCAAAATCCTATTAGAACAGCTTGCCGAAATTACAGGTATACCCGCTCCTCACATCTCCATCCCCTATTGGATACCATTGAGCGTTGCTTGGGTAGACGAAAAAATGCTTGCTCCTTTGGGCAAAACTCCCTCCGTTCCTTTAGATGGGGTTCGCATGGCACGTCAAACAATGTACTACGACGCTTCAAAAGCGGTGAGAGAACTGGGGTTGCCCCAGTCTCCTATTATAAAGGCTTTACAAGATGCCGTAAATTGGTTTGTAGCTCAGAAATACATTGATGTAGCATAA
- a CDS encoding glycosyltransferase: MGQAEALSVRELPSFSIVLETENLANSSIKDFCYSLTSLINQDISPTHSNEVLLIDSSDIPPAKLKQMQEKYPWITVHQAPLETSYYKAKMLGASLATGDVVVYCDSDCIYEKNWLRNILTPFTQDNNIQVVAGETTVRGWGPYGTAMALTYIFPQYSGQKDLTKTSQYFLNNVAFRRDFLLKYPIPLELPLYRGNCVIHAQNIRSNGYSIWRQPLARASHAPPNGLSHFFQRFLLIGHDYYWQENLLAQSKSQGNYQESLSGLQGKLQVFFDRIGKMLSHNPLHIIYLPLALPIAITAVVLIFIGYIVARFRHS, translated from the coding sequence ATGGGACAAGCAGAAGCATTGTCTGTCAGAGAGTTACCAAGTTTTTCCATAGTTTTAGAAACGGAAAACTTAGCAAATTCCAGTATCAAAGATTTTTGTTATTCTTTAACTTCTCTTATAAATCAAGACATCTCTCCTACTCATAGTAATGAAGTTTTGCTGATCGATAGCAGCGATATTCCTCCTGCAAAACTCAAGCAAATGCAAGAAAAGTATCCTTGGATTACAGTTCATCAAGCACCGTTGGAGACTAGCTATTACAAAGCAAAAATGTTGGGTGCATCACTCGCGACAGGAGATGTAGTTGTCTACTGCGATTCAGATTGTATTTATGAGAAAAACTGGTTAAGAAACATCCTTACCCCGTTCACTCAAGATAATAATATTCAAGTTGTAGCGGGAGAAACGACAGTACGCGGTTGGGGACCATACGGAACAGCAATGGCTTTAACCTACATCTTTCCTCAGTACTCCGGGCAGAAAGACTTAACAAAAACTTCCCAGTATTTCCTAAATAACGTAGCTTTTCGACGGGATTTTCTTCTAAAATATCCGATCCCTCTTGAGCTTCCACTTTATCGAGGAAACTGCGTCATTCATGCTCAAAATATACGTTCTAATGGTTATTCTATTTGGCGACAGCCACTAGCTAGGGCAAGCCACGCACCCCCAAATGGTTTATCTCATTTTTTCCAACGTTTTCTACTTATCGGTCACGATTATTACTGGCAGGAAAATTTGTTAGCCCAGAGTAAGTCTCAAGGCAACTACCAAGAATCTCTCTCTGGACTTCAAGGAAAATTACAAGTCTTTTTTGACAGAATCGGGAAAATGTTATCTCACAACCCGCTTCACATAATTTACCTACCCCTTGCACTCCCAATTGCTATAACGGCAGTGGTTCTCATTTTTATAGGTTATATTGTGGCTCGTTTTCGGCATAGCTAA
- a CDS encoding Uma2 family endonuclease, giving the protein MAATLIQSPDKVLLKNISWQTYQSLVKDFEQQPAIRLTYDCGLLEIRMPLDPHETYKKLLGRLVEALTEELEIEIRSLGSRTCAREDLGKGLEPDQCYHIQNEPAVWDKEQIDLTQDPPPDLAIEVDITSSSINRLDIYLDLGVPEVWRSDGQSLTICILENRKYQLRDRSIAFPLLTTQDIERFLNLKKTTKENALIRIFRQWVRENIDAKE; this is encoded by the coding sequence ATGGCTGCAACGCTCATTCAGAGTCCTGATAAGGTATTACTGAAAAATATTAGCTGGCAAACGTATCAATCTCTAGTTAAGGACTTTGAGCAGCAGCCAGCAATTCGTCTCACCTACGATTGCGGTTTACTAGAGATTAGAATGCCATTAGACCCCCATGAAACTTATAAAAAACTACTGGGACGTTTAGTTGAAGCCCTTACAGAAGAACTAGAAATTGAAATCCGTAGTTTAGGGTCTAGGACGTGCGCTCGCGAAGATTTAGGAAAAGGGCTTGAACCCGACCAATGTTATCATATCCAAAACGAACCAGCAGTTTGGGACAAAGAGCAAATCGATCTGACGCAAGACCCACCTCCAGATCTTGCCATCGAAGTTGATATTACAAGTAGTTCCATTAACCGACTCGATATCTACTTAGATCTAGGGGTACCTGAAGTTTGGCGATCTGATGGTCAATCATTAACCATATGCATTCTAGAAAATAGAAAATACCAGCTACGCGATCGCAGTATTGCTTTCCCATTGTTAACAACCCAAGACATTGAAAGGTTTTTGAATCTGAAGAAAACAACAAAAGAAAATGCTCTCATCCGCATATTTCGGCAATGGGTTAGGGAAAATATTGACGCAAAAGAATGA
- the hpnH gene encoding adenosyl-hopene transferase HpnH, with the protein MGIHLQQAMEIGKYLVTQRLLGRKRFPLVLMLEPLFRCNLACSGCGKIQHPKEILKQHLSPEECFAAVEECGAPVVAIPGGEPLLHPQIDEIVRGLVERKKFIYLCTNGLLLEKSLDKFQPSPYLSFNVHLDGMRELHDKCVDRKGVFDIAVQAIRAAKAKGFRVVTNTTVFQDTNAKDIQELFDFLTTLGTDGITISPGYSYEWAPDQDHFLKREQTRSLFREILTPYKTGRKNWNFNHNPLFLDFLIGEKDYDCTPWGSPSYSVLGWQKPCYLLNEGHYKTFQELLDKTDWNQYGRNNGNPKCADCMVHCGYEPTAAMDAMQPNNIGRSVKALLGIS; encoded by the coding sequence ATGGGAATTCATTTACAACAAGCAATGGAAATAGGTAAGTACTTGGTGACTCAACGTCTGTTGGGACGCAAGCGCTTTCCTTTGGTGCTCATGTTAGAACCCCTATTCCGGTGTAATTTAGCTTGTTCTGGTTGTGGCAAAATACAGCATCCCAAAGAGATTCTAAAGCAGCATTTATCTCCTGAAGAATGCTTTGCCGCAGTGGAAGAGTGCGGTGCGCCAGTTGTCGCTATTCCTGGAGGAGAACCCCTGCTTCATCCTCAAATTGATGAAATTGTACGGGGATTGGTAGAACGCAAAAAGTTTATTTACCTCTGTACCAACGGCTTACTCTTGGAAAAGAGCTTGGATAAGTTCCAGCCTTCCCCTTACCTATCTTTTAACGTGCATCTAGATGGAATGAGGGAATTACACGACAAATGTGTAGACCGCAAAGGAGTGTTTGATATTGCAGTTCAAGCAATTCGTGCTGCAAAAGCAAAGGGATTTCGTGTTGTTACAAACACGACTGTTTTTCAAGATACAAATGCTAAAGACATACAGGAACTCTTTGATTTTCTTACCACGTTAGGTACTGATGGCATAACAATTTCTCCAGGCTACAGCTACGAGTGGGCACCCGACCAAGACCATTTTCTCAAGCGCGAGCAAACTCGTTCGCTGTTCCGAGAAATTCTAACCCCTTATAAGACAGGTCGAAAAAACTGGAACTTTAATCACAATCCCCTATTTTTAGACTTTCTGATTGGTGAGAAAGACTATGACTGTACCCCTTGGGGTAGCCCCAGCTACAGCGTTCTTGGTTGGCAAAAGCCTTGCTACCTTCTCAACGAAGGTCACTATAAGACGTTCCAAGAACTGTTAGACAAAACTGATTGGAACCAATACGGTCGTAACAATGGGAATCCCAAATGTGCGGATTGCATGGTTCATTGTGGTTATGAACCAACTGCTGCGATGGATGCCATGCAACCCAATAATATTGGACGTTCTGTCAAAGCTCTCTTAGGAATTAGTTAG
- the hpnJ gene encoding hopanoid biosynthesis associated radical SAM protein HpnJ: protein MLKTLLLNPPSFDGFDGGAGSRYQAKREITSFWYPTWLAQPAALIPRSKLVDAPPHNQTVEDVLQIAKEYELVIMHTSTPSLTNDIKCALAIKQQCPDVQIGFVGAHTAVLPDETLRENPVIDFVCRNEFDYTCKDLAEGKDWDRIQGLSYRDRNGSIHHNPERELIHDWDAMPSVLPIYGRDLDITKYFIGYLLHPYISFYTGRGCPAKCTFCLWPQTIGGHQYRSKSPDAVGREMEEAKAIFGDRVQEYMFDDDTFTIDKHRAIAISEHLKRLKLTWSCNARANLDYETLKQLRNNGLRLLLVGFESGNQQILDGIKKGIKLEVARKFMENCHKLGITVHGTFIIGLPNETRETIEETIRFACEMSPHTIQVSIAAPYPGTELYRQAQTNGWFSDTSLVANSGIQMSTLQYPNLSSAEIEDAVEQMYRRFYFRPKAIIPIVGEMLTNPQMLVRRLREGREFFSYLKDRRTQAATKTPSVVGG from the coding sequence ATGCTGAAGACGTTGCTACTCAATCCTCCTTCCTTTGATGGATTTGATGGCGGTGCGGGTTCCCGATACCAAGCCAAACGTGAAATAACTTCTTTTTGGTATCCTACGTGGTTAGCTCAGCCTGCAGCCTTGATTCCTCGAAGCAAGCTTGTAGATGCGCCTCCACACAATCAAACTGTGGAAGATGTGCTGCAAATTGCTAAAGAGTATGAATTGGTAATTATGCACACAAGTACTCCATCATTGACAAATGATATAAAATGTGCGTTAGCAATTAAGCAACAATGCCCTGATGTGCAAATTGGTTTTGTTGGAGCACACACGGCAGTTTTACCAGATGAAACCCTTAGAGAGAATCCAGTCATTGACTTTGTTTGTCGCAATGAATTTGACTACACTTGTAAGGATTTAGCCGAGGGGAAGGATTGGGATCGAATCCAAGGTCTCAGCTACCGCGATCGCAACGGTAGCATCCATCACAATCCCGAGCGCGAACTGATTCACGATTGGGACGCTATGCCGAGCGTACTACCAATTTACGGGCGGGACTTGGATATTACAAAATACTTCATAGGATATTTACTGCACCCATATATTTCATTTTATACAGGACGAGGTTGCCCTGCTAAATGCACCTTCTGTCTTTGGCCTCAAACTATTGGCGGACATCAGTACCGTAGCAAAAGCCCAGACGCAGTTGGGCGAGAAATGGAAGAAGCTAAAGCTATTTTTGGCGATCGGGTGCAAGAATATATGTTCGATGATGACACCTTCACCATTGACAAGCATAGAGCGATCGCCATCAGCGAACATTTGAAACGATTAAAGCTGACTTGGAGCTGCAATGCCCGTGCAAATCTAGACTACGAGACTCTCAAACAGCTACGTAATAACGGTTTGCGGCTGTTATTAGTAGGCTTTGAATCGGGTAATCAACAAATTCTAGATGGCATTAAGAAAGGCATTAAGTTAGAAGTGGCGCGAAAGTTCATGGAGAACTGCCACAAACTCGGCATCACCGTACACGGAACGTTTATCATTGGCTTACCAAACGAAACCCGCGAGACAATTGAGGAAACCATTCGCTTTGCTTGCGAGATGAGCCCTCATACCATCCAAGTTTCTATCGCCGCCCCCTATCCGGGTACTGAACTCTATCGACAAGCTCAGACTAACGGTTGGTTTAGTGACACTTCCCTAGTGGCAAACTCTGGAATTCAAATGTCTACACTGCAATATCCAAACCTCTCGAGTGCTGAGATTGAAGATGCAGTAGAACAAATGTACCGTCGTTTTTATTTTCGACCCAAAGCCATCATCCCAATTGTGGGTGAAATGCTAACCAATCCTCAAATGTTAGTACGTCGCCTGCGTGAAGGACGCGAGTTCTTCTCTTATCTTAAAGACCGTCGCACCCAAGCAGCTACTAAAACACCATCAGTGGTTGGTGGTTAG
- a CDS encoding cyclic peptide export ABC transporter has translation MRLISFLLSSSWKIVTLAIVTGFLSGGSNASLIALISSAASNSANSRLAIAIWGFAGLTLVALITSVISQMLLIRISQNAIFQLRLRLSNQILASELSHLEQLGNPRILATLTEDVQTVAHAVHVMPHLCIDIAIVIGCLTYVTWLSWLVFLMVLGVAVVAIGSCQWLLNQGKKYLSLAREDQDILFKHFRTITEGVKELKLNYKRRQAFLAKDLQPTATTFSSHNIKGLSFYSFTTSWGRLIFFFAIGFVIFSLPNILIINPQTLAGFILTFTYLMLPMNNIVENIPIITRASIALDKIESLGLSLESKAERSIEPPEAQTLWRDLQLLDVTHNYKTHKEDSSFGIGPINLTFVPHQLVFIVGGNGSGKSTLAKIIVGLYTPESGKILFDGKTINEENREWYRQHFSVVFSDFYLFDELLGLDNLALETKSKEYLKLLRLDRKVTIENGKLSTTNLSQGQRKRLALLTAYLEDRPIYLFDEWAADQDPVFKEVFYTELLPRLRDRGKTVIAITHDDRYFHVADRIIKLDYGQIEFDK, from the coding sequence ATGCGTTTGATTTCGTTTCTTCTGAGTTCTTCATGGAAAATAGTGACTCTTGCTATTGTCACTGGATTTCTAAGTGGTGGTAGTAATGCTAGCCTCATTGCTTTAATTAGCAGTGCAGCAAGTAATAGCGCCAATTCACGCCTTGCGATCGCGATTTGGGGTTTTGCAGGGCTAACTCTAGTTGCACTCATAACTAGTGTTATTTCCCAAATGTTGCTGATTCGTATCTCTCAAAATGCAATTTTTCAATTACGGTTGCGTTTGAGCAACCAGATATTAGCTTCGGAATTGAGTCATTTGGAACAGCTTGGAAATCCTCGTATTCTGGCAACTTTGACAGAGGATGTCCAGACAGTCGCTCATGCGGTTCACGTGATGCCACATTTGTGCATTGATATTGCCATTGTTATAGGTTGTTTAACATATGTAACATGGCTTTCTTGGCTGGTTTTTCTTATGGTTTTAGGCGTAGCAGTTGTAGCAATTGGGAGTTGTCAGTGGCTCTTAAATCAAGGCAAAAAATACCTTTCTCTTGCTCGTGAAGACCAAGATATACTCTTTAAGCATTTCCGTACTATTACAGAAGGAGTTAAAGAGCTTAAGCTCAATTACAAGCGCCGTCAAGCCTTTCTTGCAAAAGATTTACAACCAACAGCAACTACCTTTAGCAGCCATAATATTAAAGGTCTTTCATTTTACTCATTTACAACTAGTTGGGGAAGGTTAATATTCTTTTTTGCAATTGGTTTTGTCATTTTTTCACTTCCTAATATACTTATTATTAATCCCCAAACACTTGCTGGCTTTATCTTAACTTTCACATATTTAATGTTGCCCATGAACAACATTGTGGAAAATATTCCTATTATTACTAGAGCTAGCATTGCATTAGATAAGATAGAATCATTGGGTTTGTCTTTAGAAAGCAAAGCTGAGAGATCCATAGAACCGCCTGAAGCTCAAACTTTGTGGAGGGACTTGCAGCTTTTGGATGTGACTCATAATTACAAAACGCACAAAGAAGATAGCTCTTTTGGTATCGGTCCAATTAACTTAACTTTTGTTCCGCATCAACTCGTATTTATTGTTGGGGGAAATGGCAGCGGTAAATCTACTCTCGCTAAAATAATTGTAGGTCTTTACACACCGGAATCTGGAAAAATTTTATTTGATGGAAAGACTATTAACGAGGAGAATCGAGAATGGTATCGCCAGCATTTTTCTGTAGTATTTTCTGATTTTTATTTGTTTGATGAGCTTTTGGGATTAGATAATCTTGCTTTAGAAACTAAATCAAAAGAGTACTTAAAATTACTTCGATTGGATCGTAAGGTAACAATAGAAAATGGAAAACTTTCTACCACAAACCTTTCCCAAGGTCAGCGGAAGCGGCTGGCATTACTCACTGCATATTTAGAGGATCGACCAATTTATTTGTTTGATGAGTGGGCAGCAGATCAAGATCCAGTTTTTAAAGAAGTTTTCTATACTGAACTGCTGCCAAGGCTGAGAGATAGAGGCAAAACAGTCATTGCCATTACTCATGACGATCGCTATTTCCATGTTGCCGATCGCATTATAAAACTCGATTACGGTCAAATAGAATTTGACAAATAA
- a CDS encoding B12-binding domain-containing radical SAM protein produces the protein MLLEKPFAENPTSNTPYIPRHHRRILCIFPKYSRSFGTFHHAYPLITRVKAFMPPQGILVVAAYLPKQWEVRFVDENVRAAKKSDYRWADAVIVSGMHIQRSQINQINEIAHKEGKITVVGGPSVSGCPEYYPNCDILHLGELGDATDQMIEYLDTHTTRPEKQIRFETKERLPLNQFPIPAYHLVNLKHYFLANVQFSSGCPYRCEFCDIPELYGRNPRLKEPEQVLAELDAMLESGNPGAVYFVDDNFVGDRRAAMKLLPHLIDWQKRNGYPIQFACEATLNLAQSPKLLEMMREAYFCTVFCGIETPETDALQAISKTQNLSMPILEAIKVLNSYGMEVVSGIIIGFDTDTPDTPDRILEFIRLSQIPMLTINLLYALPKTPLWRRLEQEGRLVFEEKRESNIEFLMPYEQVINMWRRCITDAYEPEFLYQRFAYNMVHTYPNRIKVPNSPSRTSWKNIKKGLTILFNIILRVGVFGNYRTTFWKMAKPALKAGKIESLIHVGLVGHHLIKFAQECGQGDESASFYSQKIRQRVSIEV, from the coding sequence ATGCTTCTAGAAAAGCCTTTTGCTGAGAATCCGACTTCAAACACCCCCTACATTCCACGCCATCACCGACGCATCCTTTGCATTTTTCCCAAATACAGCCGGTCATTCGGAACTTTCCATCATGCTTACCCCTTGATAACTCGTGTTAAAGCTTTTATGCCACCACAAGGGATTTTAGTTGTAGCCGCTTACTTACCCAAACAATGGGAAGTTCGGTTTGTTGATGAAAACGTGCGAGCGGCAAAAAAGTCAGATTACCGATGGGCTGATGCGGTCATTGTGAGTGGAATGCACATTCAACGTTCGCAAATTAATCAAATTAATGAAATTGCCCATAAGGAAGGCAAAATAACAGTTGTGGGAGGTCCTTCTGTTTCCGGTTGTCCGGAATATTATCCTAATTGCGATATTTTACATTTAGGAGAACTAGGGGATGCGACTGACCAAATGATTGAATATTTGGATACACACACGACACGTCCCGAAAAGCAAATTCGCTTTGAAACCAAAGAACGGCTACCCCTGAACCAATTTCCCATTCCAGCCTATCACCTGGTTAATCTCAAACATTATTTTCTTGCGAACGTTCAATTTTCCAGTGGTTGTCCCTACCGTTGTGAATTTTGTGATATCCCCGAACTTTACGGACGCAATCCCCGTCTCAAGGAACCAGAGCAAGTTCTTGCTGAACTAGATGCCATGCTCGAATCCGGTAATCCAGGCGCAGTGTACTTTGTCGATGACAACTTTGTAGGCGATCGCCGTGCTGCCATGAAATTGCTTCCTCACCTTATTGATTGGCAAAAGCGCAATGGATATCCAATTCAATTTGCTTGTGAAGCAACACTTAATTTGGCACAAAGCCCCAAATTGTTGGAAATGATGCGTGAAGCTTATTTTTGTACGGTTTTCTGCGGTATTGAAACACCAGAAACAGATGCTCTCCAAGCCATTTCCAAAACACAAAACCTCAGTATGCCAATCTTGGAAGCGATTAAAGTTTTGAACAGTTATGGCATGGAAGTTGTGTCGGGAATCATTATAGGATTTGATACAGATACACCAGACACGCCTGACAGAATTTTGGAATTTATTAGGTTGTCCCAAATTCCCATGCTGACAATTAACCTACTTTATGCATTACCCAAAACTCCATTGTGGCGGAGATTAGAACAAGAAGGGCGACTTGTGTTTGAGGAAAAACGAGAGTCAAATATTGAGTTTTTAATGCCTTACGAACAAGTCATTAATATGTGGAGGCGTTGCATTACAGATGCATACGAACCAGAGTTTTTGTATCAGAGATTTGCCTACAATATGGTGCATACCTATCCGAATCGCATCAAGGTTCCCAATAGCCCATCTCGTACTTCTTGGAAAAATATCAAAAAAGGTTTGACAATCTTATTCAATATCATACTTAGAGTAGGTGTCTTTGGTAACTATCGTACAACCTTTTGGAAAATGGCAAAACCAGCATTAAAAGCAGGCAAAATAGAAAGCTTAATTCATGTTGGGCTTGTAGGACACCATCTCATTAAGTTTGCACAAGAGTGCGGTCAAGGAGACGAATCTGCTTCCTTTTACTCGCAGAAAATACGTCAACGAGTTTCGATTGAAGTCTAA
- a CDS encoding glycosyltransferase → MMALFEIVFLILIGGSILFYLVCALCTYQFFSSDGSSQEKTGSAQHTPVSILVSIRGLDEGAWENWTSLCTQNHPTYEVLFGVTDINDSAVPMLEKLAAAFPNRVKLFVGLKPRGVNLKDSNLSYLLEQCQHELIIFADGDIKVNQDYIQTVTTPLITGKANVVTCAYIGYEPQFLGAALASLGRCTDFIPSLLIARILDGSLQLAVGVTIATHKATLASFGGLQLNRIGSDYNLGKRAALAGYKVELSHYVLGWDTGNESIKQLYDRELRWARTIRFNRGFVYYSMAFCYGTVYCIPLLLLSHFSDWAIALCLTTVIIRYLQVLVSVFSMKCPKLLLWLWIVPLRDALSFIIWAIGGFGKSVYWRGRKLRIEGDGLIANG, encoded by the coding sequence ATGATGGCTCTTTTTGAAATCGTGTTTCTGATACTGATAGGTGGCTCAATTCTTTTTTACCTAGTCTGTGCTTTATGCACCTATCAGTTTTTTTCATCTGACGGATCTAGCCAGGAAAAAACTGGGAGCGCTCAACATACACCAGTTTCTATCTTGGTCTCTATCCGAGGTCTAGATGAAGGGGCATGGGAAAATTGGACTTCCTTATGCACTCAAAATCATCCAACTTATGAAGTTCTTTTTGGTGTTACTGATATCAATGACTCTGCTGTTCCTATGTTGGAAAAGCTTGCTGCCGCTTTTCCCAACCGAGTGAAGCTCTTTGTAGGTTTAAAGCCTCGTGGTGTCAATCTCAAGGATAGTAATTTAAGTTATCTCCTAGAACAATGTCAGCACGAACTGATTATCTTTGCTGACGGTGATATTAAGGTCAATCAAGACTACATCCAAACTGTCACCACTCCTTTAATAACTGGGAAAGCTAATGTTGTCACCTGTGCCTACATAGGCTATGAACCCCAATTTTTAGGAGCAGCTTTAGCTTCTCTTGGTCGCTGTACGGACTTTATTCCCAGTCTCTTAATTGCTCGTATTCTTGATGGCAGTCTTCAGTTAGCTGTAGGAGTTACCATTGCGACACATAAAGCAACTCTCGCTAGCTTTGGAGGATTGCAATTAAACCGCATAGGTTCGGATTACAACTTAGGTAAGAGAGCAGCATTAGCAGGCTACAAAGTTGAACTATCCCACTATGTTCTTGGATGGGACACTGGGAATGAAAGTATCAAGCAATTGTATGACCGGGAATTGCGTTGGGCGAGAACAATTCGTTTCAATCGCGGTTTTGTGTATTACTCTATGGCATTCTGTTACGGTACTGTTTATTGCATTCCTCTACTGCTACTATCTCACTTTTCCGATTGGGCGATCGCTCTTTGCCTGACAACAGTAATCATCCGCTACTTACAAGTGCTGGTGTCCGTATTCAGTATGAAATGCCCCAAACTCCTGCTTTGGCTTTGGATTGTACCGTTACGAGATGCACTTAGTTTTATTATCTGGGCTATAGGCGGCTTTGGAAAAAGCGTTTATTGGCGCGGAAGAAAACTCCGAATTGAAGGTGACGGTTTAATTGCTAATGGCTAA
- the hpnI gene encoding bacteriohopanetetrol glucosamine biosynthesis glycosyltransferase HpnI — MLNLYQFLLVMLCFSAIWYNCYAIYAAIQFFSRPTHTDCDFHPPVTILKPICGLDINTYENFASFCKQDYPEYQIIFSVRDERDPCIAVVNTIIKDFPDLDIRLAIGDRTIGTNHKVSNLANAQAESKYSFLVLADSDVQVRPDYLKQVIQPMSDSSVGVVTCLYRPQVRGWVAIFEAIGISTEYLAGVLVARYIEGMNFALGPTIAIRTNVLEEIGGFQAIADYLADDFQLGYLSARAGYTVVLSNYIIDHAIATENFIDLIQRQIRWNCCTRVSRPWGYLGLMSTYGIASSLLLSIATFGSIFSWVILGIVLTTRLMMAWVVGVRSLKDPVARKFLFLVPLRDLISFALWCYGFVGNTFEWRGRKLKLTRGGKLIPLTSNSLQN; from the coding sequence ATGCTAAATCTGTACCAATTTCTGCTTGTGATGCTATGTTTTTCAGCAATTTGGTATAACTGCTATGCCATTTATGCAGCAATTCAGTTCTTTTCCCGCCCGACGCATACAGATTGCGACTTCCACCCGCCCGTTACTATCCTGAAACCAATTTGCGGTCTTGACATTAATACCTACGAAAACTTTGCCTCTTTCTGCAAACAAGACTACCCAGAATATCAAATTATCTTTAGCGTGCGCGATGAACGCGACCCTTGCATAGCAGTAGTAAACACAATCATCAAAGACTTTCCAGATCTCGACATTCGTCTCGCAATCGGCGATCGCACAATAGGTACGAATCATAAGGTGAGCAACCTAGCTAACGCACAAGCTGAATCCAAGTATTCATTCTTAGTACTTGCAGATAGTGATGTTCAAGTCAGACCAGATTATTTAAAGCAAGTTATTCAACCAATGAGCGATTCTAGCGTTGGGGTTGTGACTTGTTTGTACCGTCCGCAAGTTAGAGGTTGGGTGGCAATCTTTGAAGCCATTGGAATATCTACTGAATACCTTGCTGGTGTTTTAGTTGCGAGATATATAGAGGGCATGAATTTTGCTTTAGGTCCCACAATTGCGATCCGGACAAACGTTCTTGAGGAAATTGGAGGATTTCAGGCAATAGCTGATTATCTAGCGGATGATTTCCAACTAGGTTACCTAAGTGCCCGAGCAGGCTACACGGTGGTGCTGTCCAACTATATTATTGACCATGCGATCGCTACAGAAAACTTTATTGATTTAATCCAGCGTCAAATCCGTTGGAATTGCTGTACGCGAGTCTCTCGTCCTTGGGGCTATCTCGGTCTGATGTCTACCTACGGTATAGCTAGCAGTTTATTACTCTCGATCGCAACATTTGGGTCAATTTTCAGTTGGGTGATACTAGGGATCGTGTTGACGACGAGATTAATGATGGCATGGGTTGTTGGGGTCAGAAGCCTTAAAGATCCGGTTGCTAGAAAATTTTTGTTCTTGGTGCCTTTACGGGATCTTATCAGCTTTGCGCTGTGGTGCTATGGCTTTGTTGGCAATACTTTCGAGTGGCGTGGTCGAAAATTGAAGTTGACAAGAGGCGGCAAACTCATACCGCTGACGTCTAATTCTTTACAAAATTGA